A window of the Brassica napus cultivar Da-Ae chromosome C5, Da-Ae, whole genome shotgun sequence genome harbors these coding sequences:
- the LOC106403876 gene encoding uncharacterized protein LOC106403876, which produces MENPLDLWTALQRRYDHQKTVLLPKAKHEWKNLRFMDYKSVDEYNSVLFKIVSMMRLCGEEVTEKELLDKTFFTFHSTNVLLQQHEMRPIGTAALPEANEAEKKDPKECNHVHDDKRSHGKGRSRYKGRGRDNYSYGRQGNHNNRGRGSSYGRGRCSYDRGRGSISKPSNSTKSACHRCGMSNHWAKNCRTPKHLCELYQESLKNKNPEAHMVHDTGYDADDDYDLEKDDLLDFETSDCLKD; this is translated from the exons ATGGAGAATCCACTAGACCTTTGGACCGCTTTACAGCGacgatatgatcaccagaaaacggtgctATTACCAAAGGCTAAACATGAGTGGAAGAATCTCAGATTCatggactataagtctgtggatgaaTACAATTCAGTATTGTTTAAGATAGTCTCAATgatgagactttgtggtgaggAAGTAACCGAGAAAGAGTTGCTTGATAAAACATTCTTCACGTTTCATTCGACGAACGTGTTGCTGCAACAGca tgagatgagacccaTCGGAACAGCAGCATTACCAGAAGCCAATGAGGctgaaaagaaagatcccaaagaGTGCAACCACGTCCATGATGATAAGAGATCACACGGCAAAGGCCGTAGTAGATACAAAGGACGTGGCCGTGACAACTACTCATATGGCCGgcaaggaaaccacaataaccgtggtcgtggttccagctATGGTCGTGGCCGATGCAGTTATGACCGTGGTCGAGGCAGCATATCCAAACCGTCTAACTCTACCAAATCAGCTTGTCACAGATGCGGGATGAGtaaccattgggccaagaattgtAGAACCCCTAAACATCTATGTGAGCTTTATCAAGAGAGCcttaagaacaagaacccggaagCCCATATGGTTCATGATACCGGgtatgatgctgatgatgattACGACCTTGAAAAGGACGACCTCTTGgattttgagacttctgattgtctcaaagaCTAA